The Streptomyces sp. NBC_00510 genomic interval CCTCCTGGTCGTGCCTCCGGGCGCGACGCCTGATGAGGCGCGCCGTCTCATGGACTCCGTCGTCGGTTCCGACGGAGCCCGCGCCGGGTGCCCGCCGAGGTGAGGGCCGCCGACGATCAGACGTCGGTGGCGGCGGTGACGGTGTGGCAGGTGAATCCGAGGCGCGTCATGGCACGTGTGACCTCTGCAGCGGTGAAGTCCCGTCGGTCCTGGCGGGTGATCACGGCGCCCACCTGCTTGACGGGGTAGTACTGCTGCCCGATACGTACGGACTCGCCGGCCAGGGGTTCGGGGGAGACGCCGCTCATGGCCTGCTGCACCTCGCTGGGGGTGAGGTCGAAGGGGTAACCGGCGATGATGCAGCGCACTGGGTCTCCACACGATGGTCGGATGTACCTCGGGGGGTCAGCGTCGCACAGTAAGGCTGCCGGAGCGACAGGAGAAGGACACGAATAATTCGGTCTCCGTGATCCACCGCCGGCGGAGCATGTGTGTTAGCTTTGTTGTGTTGCAGTTTTGGTACCCATGAACGTTATGTGCACCTGACCCACAGGTGCATTTTTGTTTTTCCGGTCCTTCCGGAGGGTCATTGCGGCGACAGGAGTCCGCGCAGTGTGGACTTCAGGCAACTGCTCCAGAAGGAGATGCTTCATCATGGCAACTGGCACCGTGAAGTGGTTCAACGCGGAAAAGGGCTTCGGCTTCATCGAGCAGGACGGCGGCGGCGCTGACGTCTTCGCCCACTACTCGAACATCGCCACCCAGGGCTTCCGCGAGCTCCAGGAGGGCCAGAAGGTGAGCTTCGACGTCACGCAGGGCCAGAAGGGCCCGCAGGCCGAGAACATCGTTCCGATCGGCTGACGTCGGAAAGCATCAGGGTCGGGGCCGGCACCCTTCGGGGGCCGGCCCCTTCCGTATTCCCCGATAGTCCCACTGGCGGCGGCTCTCAGGTTTCGTCGGTCGCTACGGCGACGTTGCCCTGTGGCCCCACGCCTGCCCGTTTGAGTGTCCAATATTGGGCATGGTTGCAGATAGGGCAAATCATTCCTCTGGGGGTTGATGAAGGAAGGCTGTCATGGAGAAGAAGCACAGTAAGGGTCGGCAGGGCGAGGGTCCGAGCCGGTTCAAGGGCGATGACCAGCACGGATGGTCGCAGGATGTGGACGCGACCCGCCAGGAGGAGAACCCGAGCGCGCATCGCTCCTTCCATCCGGACACCTATGCGCCGGGCGGGAAGAACCGCGAACCGAGCCGGCAGGACATAGAGGACTCGCTGGAGGGCACGCCCGTGGAAGGCATCTCCCGCAGTGGCGAGGAACGGTCGGGGAAGTCCGGCAAGAGGGGCATCCGGGACACGGGGCGGCGGGGCCCCTCGGGACGTCCCAGCGGGACGGAAGACGCCTCGGAAACCACCGGGGTGGACCCGCAGGAGCCGTCTGGCGGGCCTCCTCGCGGGAAGAGGGAGACGAATCCCTAGTCTCTCGACGCCGTTTCGCAGCAACGACGATGGACGCGGGCCCATTCGGGGCCGGATCACGCACGTGTCCGTGCGATCCGGGTGATGGTGACGGTCACGGTGAGGGCCTCCCCGCTCCCGTGGGCCGTGACGAGCGGCATGAGTGACGCCCGGGTCCGGTCGTGGACCGTGCGGGCGACGTCCACGGCTCGGTGACCCTCGGCGAGGACGCAGCGTATCTCCACCTGCCAGCCCGAGCCGTCCGGGTCGCGCGCGACGCGGATGCCCGACAGCGGCGAGGCGAACCTGTCGTGTGCCGCTCCCGGAACCGGGCGTGAAGCGGCTCGGGCGAGGCGGCTGGCGAGAGTGGGCTGCAAGCCGAGCACCCCGTCGACCCCGAGGGCGGCCTCGGCGGCGCTCCGGCGAATGTCGGCAGGGTCGCAACCCGTCATGGGGCGGGTTCCGGCCCGCCGTGCGCGGGCTCCGAGATGCTCGGCGACCATCCGGCGTAGCGTACGTCGATCACCGTGACGTCTATCGCGGCCGCCAACAGGCCCAGTGCGTTGTCGGCGGCGTCCCGTACCGCGTGTCGCACCAGTGCCGCGGTCTCAGGCAGAGGGCGGTTCAGAGCGGCGGCCAGAGCGATGCTCACGCGTATGCCCGTCGGCTCGTCGGCGCGGGTGAGGCGGCAACTTGCGGTCGTGACGCCGAGTACCGAGTCCGCGGCGCTCCGCAGCACGCCGGCCGCGGTGTGTTCGGCGATCCGCAGAGTGCGCGTGGGGTCGCCCAGCGGCAGCATCGGCCCCAGCAGTACCTCGTTGCGGACGATGTCCATGACGCGGGAGACGAGGCTCTGTGTGCTGGGTGGCTCCTGCTCCCGCAGCGCCTGCGTCGCCCTGTCCAGTGCGGCCAGGCCGTCGACGGCATCACGGCAGTAAGGGCACTCGGCGACGTGGGGGTCTACGGGCGGACCGGTGTCCCTGGCCTGCTCCCAGGCGTGACTGAGAGTGCGCCCGCAGGTGAGCACTTCGTCGCCGGTGTGACGGCGGACCTCGTCGAGAGGGCAGCCGTCCGCCGGAGGCCGGGGGGGATGGTCGTCTAGCGCCATGGGCCCAGTGCCTCCTTCAGGGTTCGTCGTGCTCGGTACAGTCGCCCGCGGACCGTTTGCTCGGTGGTGCCCGTGACGTGGGCGATCTGGGAGTAGGGGAGTCCGTGCAGTTCCCGCAGGATCCAGCAGATGCGCTGCTGCGGTTCCAGCGCGCCGAGCGCACCGGCCAGAGCGTCGGTGAGGGCGTCCTGTTCGGCTGCCCGCGCCGGCGAGCTCCGCATTCCGGGGGCGGCGGGTTCGGCCACCGAGTTCAACGGTACCGGGGCCGGCCGGTGGCGCAGGGAGTTCAGGCAGCGGTTGACGGTGATGCGGTACATCCAGGTCCTGAACGCCGCGCCGTGACGGAAATCGGGCAGGCGCCGCCAGGCGCTGATGAAAGCGTCCTGGACGGCGTCCTCGGCGTCCTGCAGGTTGCCCAGCGTGTGGAAGGCCAGGGCGAGCAGCGGGCGGCTGTGACGCCGCACCAGGATCGCGAATGCCTCCTCGTCGCCTTCGCCGGCCCGGGTCGCCAGCAGGTCGTCCGGCGCGGACGGCAGGCCGTCGGCCAGGCCTGGGGGAACGGGGCTCGGGGGCGTGCCGAGTACGGCCGATCGGCGCGGGGAAGTGCCGGCGCTGTGCGTCATGACCGCACCTCCTCCCTGCGGTGTTACGCGTGCCCGGCTTCAGGCATGTGATGCCGGTTCGCGAACATGCATGACGAATTGCCTCCCGGATGTGTCCAAACCTGTGACGGGCGCCGTACCGGTGCCCGCAGCAACTGATCGAGGCGACTGCCATGACGGACACCACCGACCGTCCCTTCACCGGACAGGACGGCTCCGCCGGGACCGGGACGATGCTCAAGGGGCCGACCGGCGCGAACACCTCCCCCGAAACGCGGGGCCAGACCACCATCGCCGACGGCGTCGTGGCCAAGATCGCGGGAACTGCCGCTCGCGAGGTCCCCGGGATCCACAACCTCGGTGCGGGCATGGCCCGGGCCATGGGCGCCATGCGCGAACGCGTCCCCGGCGGCGGGACCGGAAGCGTAAGCCGCGGGGTGAAGGTCGAGGTGGGCGAGAGCCAGGCCGCGCTGGACCTCGACGTCGTCGTCGAGTACGGCTACGCCATCCCCGATGTGGCAGCAGAGGTCCGCGTCAGCGTCATCTCCGCCGTGGAACGCATGACCGGCCTTGAGGTCGTCGAGGTGAACCTCGTCGTCGACGACGTGAAGCTGCCCGACGAGGAAGAGGAAGACGAAACCGAGCCGGGCGAGGGCCGCGTCCGATGAACTCCGTCAGTGGGCCGTCAGTGGGTCCACCCACGCGGCACGAAGCGCGCCCGAGGCGGCGGCACACGCCGGCGCGGGACAGGTGAGTGAATCATGAATACAGCGACAGTGGGTCTGGCAGCCGGAATGGCACTGGGATTCGCCGGCTTCTTCGGCGGGTTCTGGGCCTTCCTCCTGGTAGCGGTCCTGGGCGCCGTGGGGTTGGGTGTCGGTCTCGTCCTGCAGGGTGACGCCGACGTGTTCACCCGGCGGCAGCGGGACGTGTCCGCCCGGCGGCCACGGTGAACACCACCACCCGTGCCGCCGGTTCGTCCGGCCGTCCCCCCGGCGAGCCTGCGGACGACGTCCACGGCCGCGTGCCGCCTGCCGCGCGTGGCGCGACGGTGATACCCGACCGGGTCGTGGCCCGCATCGCCGTCCGGGTCGCCGGCACGGCGCTGCGCCGACTCGTCGGCCCGAGGCAGCCGCGCACGGAGCTGGCCGCACCGGGGGCTCGCGTGACCACGTACGGCGGGACGGCACAACTGGCGTTGTCGGTGGACCTTCCGTACCCCGCTGACATCGCCGTCACCTGCCGGCAACTGCAGCGCGAGGTCGCCGAACGGGTGGCCCAACTGACCGGGCTGGACGTCCGCGACGTCACGCTGACGATCCGGCGCCTGGCCACCGTCGGCGGACCGGACCGCGTTCAGTGACCCCCGCCGCCTCAGCGGCGCCGGACGGAACCAGCCGTCGTCACGTGCAGACCAAGGAGCCCCCCATGACTCTCCCCTCCGGTATCGCACCGCCCGGTCGCCATGCATCGCGGCCCAAGACCGAAAGAGACGCAGGCTCGGGCCGGCACGGCATCCGTGCTCCCGCGGCGAGGTCGCCGGCGCGCGACAGCCGTGGGGCGAGGTCACCTCGCTTGTGGTCGACACGTCGCATCCCGGCCACCGTGGTGGCCCTGGTGGCAGTCTGCGCCTTTGGGGTGGTGCTGTACGACGTGATCGCCGTGCGTGCCGGGCAGCGCGCCGGGGCGTGGCGCACGCGCCTCGCCGACGAGTTGGCCAGCCGCCCGGTCGACGACCTGTGGCTGCTGCTCGGCGCCTCCGTCGCCGTCCTCCTCGGCTTGTGGCTGCTCGTCCTCGCGCTCACCCCAGGCCTGCGCCGGCAGTTGCCGCTGCGGGCCCCCGACGGCTGTACCGGACTGCGGGCCTGGCTGGACCGTCGGGGAGCCGAACTGGTGCTGCGCGACGCCGCGATGCGGGTCCCGGGCATAGCCCGAGCCCGGGTCCGGGTCGGACGCCGCCGCGTCATCGCCCGAGCGGACGTCCGCTTCCGCGACCCGGCGACCGTCCGCGACGACCTCACCCAGGCCTTGCAGGACCAGTGCCGCCAGCTCGCTCTGGCACATGCCCCACGGCTGGCGGTCCGCCTACGACACCACACCCGCTGACCCCGCCCGGGAGCGCGCCATGAACGGCCGATCCACACTCAACCGCCTCCTCCTGGCCATCAGCGGCCTGGTGCTACTGGGTGGCGGGCTGCTGATCCTCACCGCAGCTCTCGACCTCTACCGTCGGGTTCACGTGGCTGCGCCCGCCGGCTGGCCGCTGACCACGCACAATGACGTCCTGCTCAGCAACGCCGACCGGATCCGCTGGAGCGACCAGGGCTGGTGGTGGTGGCCCGCCGTCATCGCCGGCCTCACCCTGGCGACCGTCCTGGCGCTCCTGTGGCTGCTCGCCCAGTTCCGACGTCAACGTCCCGGCTCGGTGCACCTGGGCGGAACACCTCCGCCCGATGGTGTCGAATTGCGCGGCCGCGCCCTCAGCGACGCCGTGGCCGCCGAAGCAAGCGCTCTGCCCGGCGTCGGGCGGGCGGGCGCCCACATGACCGGACGCCCGGCGCACCCCCGGCTCGACGTGGCCGTCACGCTGACGGATCACGCCGCACCCGCCCCGGTCCTGCAGGCGCTGTGTCACGGCCCGATCGCGCACGCACGCGAGAGCACCGGGTTGACCGAACTGCCCACCCGGGCGCGCTTCGACGTCGGCAGGCACAAAGCGCGCCGCGTCGAATAGGGCGCCCTCATCGGGCACGGTAGGACACCGGCAAGGCCGCCCGCCCTGTCCCACGCCCCGTCAGGGACGCGGGGGGACGCGCAGGGCGAGGAGGGCGGTGTCGTCGCTGGCCCAGTCACCCGTGTGCTCGGCGATGAGGTCGCCGAGGTGGGTGACGATGCCCTGCGCATCCATTCCTCGGCAGCCGGCGAAGGCGGCGGCCAGTGCTTCCTCGCCGAACTGCGGCCGGGCGACGGAAGATGCGGTGCGACGGGCCCGGGCCTCGGTGGCGCCGTCGGTGTAGAGCAGCAGGGCGTCGCCCGGGGCGAGCCGGAACGGGACGTCGGTCAGCCTGACGTCGGCGAGGATGCCCAGCAGGCTTCCGGACCGTCCGACCTCCTGGATACGGCCGTTGGCCCGGCGGATCAGGGCCGGGGGGTGTCCCGCGGTGCACAGCCGCCCCGCGATTCCCGCGGGTGTGGTGCGGAAAGTGGCATAGACGGCGGTCAGGAACCGCTCTCCCTTGCGCTGCTCCATGAGGGCGGAGTTGAGGTGATCGAGCACTGAGGCGGGGGACTTGTGCTGGGTGGCCTCGGCGCGCAGCGTGTAGCGG includes:
- a CDS encoding cold-shock protein, which produces MATGTVKWFNAEKGFGFIEQDGGGADVFAHYSNIATQGFRELQEGQKVSFDVTQGQKGPQAENIVPIG
- a CDS encoding Asp23/Gls24 family envelope stress response protein, giving the protein MTDTTDRPFTGQDGSAGTGTMLKGPTGANTSPETRGQTTIADGVVAKIAGTAAREVPGIHNLGAGMARAMGAMRERVPGGGTGSVSRGVKVEVGESQAALDLDVVVEYGYAIPDVAAEVRVSVISAVERMTGLEVVEVNLVVDDVKLPDEEEEDETEPGEGRVR
- a CDS encoding DUF6286 domain-containing protein; this translates as MWSTRRIPATVVALVAVCAFGVVLYDVIAVRAGQRAGAWRTRLADELASRPVDDLWLLLGASVAVLLGLWLLVLALTPGLRRQLPLRAPDGCTGLRAWLDRRGAELVLRDAAMRVPGIARARVRVGRRRVIARADVRFRDPATVRDDLTQALQDQCRQLALAHAPRLAVRLRHHTR
- a CDS encoding Asp23/Gls24 family envelope stress response protein; translated protein: MNTTTRAAGSSGRPPGEPADDVHGRVPPAARGATVIPDRVVARIAVRVAGTALRRLVGPRQPRTELAAPGARVTTYGGTAQLALSVDLPYPADIAVTCRQLQREVAERVAQLTGLDVRDVTLTIRRLATVGGPDRVQ
- a CDS encoding Asp23/Gls24 family envelope stress response protein, with amino-acid sequence MALDDHPPRPPADGCPLDEVRRHTGDEVLTCGRTLSHAWEQARDTGPPVDPHVAECPYCRDAVDGLAALDRATQALREQEPPSTQSLVSRVMDIVRNEVLLGPMLPLGDPTRTLRIAEHTAAGVLRSAADSVLGVTTASCRLTRADEPTGIRVSIALAAALNRPLPETAALVRHAVRDAADNALGLLAAAIDVTVIDVRYAGWSPSISEPAHGGPEPAP
- a CDS encoding sigma-70 family RNA polymerase sigma factor translates to MTHSAGTSPRRSAVLGTPPSPVPPGLADGLPSAPDDLLATRAGEGDEEAFAILVRRHSRPLLALAFHTLGNLQDAEDAVQDAFISAWRRLPDFRHGAAFRTWMYRITVNRCLNSLRHRPAPVPLNSVAEPAAPGMRSSPARAAEQDALTDALAGALGALEPQQRICWILRELHGLPYSQIAHVTGTTEQTVRGRLYRARRTLKEALGPWR
- a CDS encoding SCO5918 family protein — protein: MRCIIAGYPFDLTPSEVQQAMSGVSPEPLAGESVRIGQQYYPVKQVGAVITRQDRRDFTAAEVTRAMTRLGFTCHTVTAATDV
- a CDS encoding alkaline shock response membrane anchor protein AmaP, producing MNGRSTLNRLLLAISGLVLLGGGLLILTAALDLYRRVHVAAPAGWPLTTHNDVLLSNADRIRWSDQGWWWWPAVIAGLTLATVLALLWLLAQFRRQRPGSVHLGGTPPPDGVELRGRALSDAVAAEASALPGVGRAGAHMTGRPAHPRLDVAVTLTDHAAPAPVLQALCHGPIAHARESTGLTELPTRARFDVGRHKARRVE